The Desmonostoc muscorum LEGE 12446 genome includes a region encoding these proteins:
- a CDS encoding PfaB family protein: MEEFAKNKTPKIAIVGMDCYLGGGCKGLDTFERSIYEGTQHFIPIPPQRWQGIETQEEFLKNYDFADGAAPLGAYIKDFEIDTLRLEIPPEDVENFNPQELLMLEVADRTLKDAALPQGKRIAIIIVTATELTINQLPKTDIDKDSESPSYIENNLANYISKIWNFAGPAFTLTAEENSVFKALELAQKLLAIREVDAVLVGAVELAGDGASVLLRNKITKVNTGVNTLSYDENVNGWIVGEGAAAVVLKLHETAKQENNRIYATIDALSLVENSKFEIDALNVPISEAVTQACKVAFELANIKPTDINYLEVVASGIPHQDESEIQGLIQAYRTSEVNLTCAIGSVKANIGHTYAVSGIVSLIKTALCLYHRYIPAVPQWSKPKMPEVWQDSPFYIALESKPWFLEKGGIRRIAAINGMEVDGSYTHLILSEELYQKNHSSKYLQQMPYYLFAIAADDQSTLLEEIGNLQESIKNSSSLSTAASQTFATFQQRQQATYAVAILGHNQDELQREIQHSLKGITNAFETGKDWQSPLGSYFTAKPLGQKSKIAFVYPGAFSAYLGLGRNLFRLFPQLYNDPFIGSIYQRVANVEKLIYPRSLEKLSNRQLEALEKQLLNDSVAVLESEMACAGLMTAILKNYFQVKAECAFGYSLGEISMILAQGIWTQFQEGSEGFNSSSLLKTRLSGPKNAVREYWGLSQREDEKNEDFWRNYILMCPVSRVKEAIKHEKRVYLPLINTTEEVAIAGDIQACQRVIANLNCDAFSAPFTHVIHCEPMCSEYDELVRLNTFPTQNVPETIFYSAAEYKPIKLDSHSIAHNIAKNLCQQLNFPQLINRVYQDGFNIFIEVGAGSNCSRWIDKVLNQKEHITVTLNKRGIDDHTSFIKALAKLLSYRVNLDLSLLYSQVQEVSQKSQSRARNITLDSSKINYTSLSKHNQKIAQDISLHTIKNVNQHEYTLPTLKEFAPMNPSFTESPIKNPENVSHKLENIPEPVNLQNNNESTRLLVQERNLQPVENLPTEEENNQYNFTTYSVAEEPHLLNLHSPFYQKLSENASRMTKAHTVFLQARQESLKQISTMIQLQIAYYQKLFES; the protein is encoded by the coding sequence ATGGAAGAATTTGCAAAAAATAAAACTCCTAAAATAGCAATTGTGGGAATGGATTGTTATTTAGGCGGCGGTTGCAAAGGATTAGATACCTTTGAACGCAGTATTTATGAAGGAACTCAGCATTTTATTCCCATACCTCCTCAGCGATGGCAAGGAATAGAAACACAAGAAGAGTTCCTGAAAAACTATGATTTTGCCGACGGTGCAGCACCATTAGGCGCATACATTAAAGATTTTGAAATTGATACTTTACGTTTAGAAATCCCACCAGAAGATGTAGAGAATTTTAATCCTCAAGAATTGTTGATGCTTGAAGTAGCCGATCGCACTTTAAAAGATGCGGCACTTCCTCAAGGAAAAAGAATAGCAATTATTATTGTTACAGCTACAGAATTGACTATAAATCAACTTCCGAAAACAGATATTGATAAAGACAGTGAATCTCCAAGTTACATCGAAAACAACCTGGCTAATTATATTTCCAAAATATGGAATTTTGCTGGACCTGCCTTCACATTAACTGCCGAAGAAAATTCTGTTTTTAAAGCCTTGGAACTTGCACAAAAACTACTCGCTATTAGAGAAGTAGATGCTGTTTTAGTTGGTGCAGTCGAGCTTGCTGGAGATGGCGCTAGTGTTTTATTAAGAAATAAAATCACAAAAGTCAACACAGGCGTAAATACTCTCAGTTACGATGAAAATGTCAATGGCTGGATAGTAGGCGAAGGTGCAGCGGCTGTAGTATTGAAGCTCCACGAAACAGCGAAACAAGAAAATAATCGCATCTATGCAACGATTGATGCTCTCAGTCTCGTAGAGAATTCAAAATTTGAAATTGATGCTTTGAATGTGCCAATTTCTGAAGCAGTAACACAAGCTTGTAAAGTAGCTTTTGAGCTTGCAAATATCAAACCAACAGATATTAATTATTTAGAAGTTGTTGCTAGTGGAATTCCACACCAAGATGAATCAGAAATTCAAGGTTTGATTCAGGCATATCGCACATCTGAAGTAAATTTAACTTGTGCGATCGGTAGTGTCAAAGCGAATATTGGTCATACCTATGCTGTATCGGGAATAGTTAGTTTAATTAAAACAGCATTGTGTTTATATCACCGCTATATTCCCGCAGTTCCCCAATGGTCTAAACCCAAAATGCCAGAGGTTTGGCAAGATAGTCCTTTTTATATTGCTCTTGAATCAAAACCTTGGTTTTTAGAAAAAGGAGGTATTAGAAGAATAGCTGCGATTAATGGGATGGAGGTAGATGGAAGTTACACACATTTAATTTTGTCAGAGGAACTATATCAAAAAAATCACAGCAGCAAATATTTACAGCAAATGCCTTATTATTTATTTGCGATCGCTGCTGACGATCAATCAACTTTATTAGAAGAAATCGGCAATCTTCAAGAAAGTATTAAAAATTCTTCTTCTCTATCTACTGCTGCTAGCCAGACTTTTGCAACTTTTCAACAGCGTCAACAAGCGACTTATGCTGTAGCAATTCTCGGACACAATCAAGATGAATTACAGCGAGAAATTCAGCATTCCCTCAAAGGTATTACTAATGCTTTCGAGACAGGGAAAGACTGGCAAAGTCCTTTAGGCAGCTATTTTACAGCAAAACCACTGGGACAAAAAAGTAAAATCGCTTTCGTTTACCCAGGTGCTTTTAGTGCTTATCTCGGACTAGGCCGAAATCTGTTTCGTTTGTTTCCTCAACTTTATAACGATCCGTTCATCGGTAGTATTTATCAGCGTGTCGCCAACGTAGAAAAACTTATTTATCCCCGAAGCTTAGAAAAATTATCAAACAGACAACTAGAAGCTCTTGAAAAACAATTGCTCAATGATTCAGTAGCAGTACTCGAATCAGAAATGGCCTGTGCTGGACTGATGACAGCAATTTTGAAAAATTATTTTCAAGTCAAGGCTGAATGTGCTTTTGGTTATAGTCTGGGCGAAATTAGCATGATATTGGCTCAGGGTATCTGGACTCAGTTTCAAGAAGGTAGCGAGGGCTTTAACTCATCATCTCTGCTGAAGACAAGACTATCTGGCCCGAAAAATGCTGTGCGGGAGTATTGGGGATTATCTCAAAGAGAGGATGAGAAAAACGAAGATTTCTGGCGCAACTATATTCTGATGTGTCCAGTATCTCGGGTTAAAGAAGCGATTAAGCATGAAAAGCGGGTTTATTTGCCTTTAATTAATACTACAGAAGAAGTGGCGATCGCTGGTGATATCCAAGCCTGTCAGCGCGTAATTGCCAATCTCAATTGTGATGCTTTTTCTGCTCCCTTCACCCATGTTATCCATTGCGAGCCAATGTGTTCTGAGTACGATGAACTTGTGAGATTGAATACATTCCCTACTCAAAACGTACCAGAAACTATCTTTTATTCCGCAGCCGAGTATAAACCAATTAAACTAGACAGCCATTCTATTGCTCACAATATTGCTAAAAACCTGTGTCAGCAGCTTAATTTTCCTCAATTAATTAACCGTGTTTATCAAGATGGGTTCAACATATTCATCGAAGTAGGTGCTGGTAGCAACTGTTCTCGATGGATTGATAAAGTCCTCAACCAAAAAGAACACATCACAGTAACTCTTAATAAAAGAGGTATAGACGATCATACTTCTTTCATTAAAGCTTTAGCAAAATTGCTTAGTTATAGAGTTAATCTAGATTTATCACTACTATATTCTCAGGTACAAGAAGTTTCCCAAAAAAGCCAATCTAGAGCTAGAAATATAACTCTAGATAGCAGCAAAATTAATTACACATCTTTGAGTAAGCACAATCAAAAAATTGCTCAAGATATATCTTTACATACCATCAAAAATGTGAATCAACACGAATATACACTACCAACCTTAAAGGAATTTGCACCCATGAATCCTTCTTTTACAGAAAGTCCTATCAAAAATCCTGAAAACGTCTCTCACAAACTAGAGAATATTCCGGAGCCAGTCAATCTTCAAAATAACAATGAATCGACTCGATTGTTGGTACAAGAACGAAATTTACAACCTGTAGAAAATTTACCAACAGAAGAAGAAAATAATCAATACAATTTCACTACTTACAGTGTTGCTGAAGAACCACATTTGCTGAACTTGCATAGTCCTTTTTATCAAAAGCTGAGTGAGAATGCTTCCCGCATGACCAAAGCTCATACTGTTTTTTTACAAGCGCGACAAGAGTCGCTAAAGCAAATCAGCACCATGATTCAGTTACAAATAGCTTATTATCAAAAGTTATTTGAATCATAA
- a CDS encoding type I polyketide synthase, with protein sequence MAASRIEAVLAQLQEEVSNCEQAVLKLIQGKKIMVENAPLNSKINTQRQQVDIAIIGMASIFPQSKNLQEYWEKIIHKVDCITDVPPSRWNIDDYYDPNPRTPDKTYCKRGGFIPDVNFNPMEFGLPPNILEVTDISQLLGLIVAKAAMEDAGYGESRQFNHEATGVILGVALGRQLGVPLTSRMQYPVWEKALKSSGLSDEDTQKIIEKIKSAYVQWEENAFPGMLANVVSGRIANRLDFGGTNCVVDAACASSLGALKMAISELAEHRADMMLTGGVDTDNSILAYMCFSKTPAVSPGENVKPFDAESDGMMLGEGVGMLVLKRLEDAERDGDRIYAIIKGIGTSSDGRYKSIYAPRPEGQVRALRRAYEDAGFSPASVGLIEAHGTGTMAGDPAEFSSIKEVFGENNPKKQYIALGTVKSQIGHTKAAAGAASLIKTALALHHKVLPATINVTKPHPKLDIDNSPFYLNTETRPWVTSDDEPRRAGVSSFGFGGTNYHVILEEYKTQSDRPYRLHKSAQSVLLFASTPEELLSRCQATKDQLQSDTGERHYAELIAASQSLDIPVTNARLGFVADSLTQACNLLQTSIDLLKNKLQAKSWEHPQGIYYRKTGIVTEGKVVALFSGQGSQYLEMGRELAINFPSLGQTYTQIDSLLRQDGLHGVSEVVFPAPVFDLDQKTAQMKLLQQTEYAQPAIGAFSAGLYKILQQAGFKADFVAGHSFGELTALWAAGVLSEEDYFFLVKARGQAMATPTDPQFDAGAMLAVKGDVSQVTELIESFPEISIANLNSQNQMVLAGTKAEIANVEEALKTQGFSTILLGVSAAFHTSLVAYAQQPFAKAIEKVNFKEPQIPVYTNVTGKRYPDEAQVIQKVLKEHLRNQVLFKQEIENIYAEGGYCFVEFGPRSVLTNLVKDILGDRPHLAVALNPSHLKDSDRSLREAVVQLRVAGLSLQNLDPYQLEQKIPEVSPNKVLNVRLNSTNYVSEKTKQSFEKAMQNGHQVKFTATNGNTPHSPTPSQITEKVAVNGQSTVTNGNNHNSVTYNPPLPTEKVTLNGGAKSVQNGQSDLKSLQTSPELPLNYLTAIDNLEYTLIEFNRHQHDILQVHEQSLKHQTEYTKTFFQLMEQQHGLWGNSKFNESPTPTKELIVSSSERSIIRFHDHQGESLRIHEQYLNYQQEYTNNFFQLLQRHYQLPSSSNTTQQSLIAPVNYQDSPKVPSSPQDNLVLKNASVSLPSNGFASKSESVLTNGNGTSNGANHQAIAVLDITPPQENQTVTATQISAPATLDITPPQENQTVTVAPPAPVVIDQVTLSQTLLNVVSDKTGYPTEMLDLTMDIEADLGIDSIKRVEILGALLELYPDLPRPNPEEVGQLRTLAQITEYMVKIASDISAGLAPAIAVGRDEGAGGDEGDGGVGVISPSSPSSPLSPSSPSSPSSPELTNNFLKVVSDKMGYPTTMLDLSMDIETDLGIDGVKLVEIQGGLSELYPDLPKLNAETLAQVHTLGQLVEYLQEGLGTGDWGLGTGKEFSQFPIPSTQSPVPNTQSRILRSPVRLKYLPEPDVLDFALPDEHIALLTDDGSLITAELAQSLCKRGWKIVVLTFPQSLIPQRSPLPEEISRVVLADLSEEHLQEQLGAIAINYGKVAAFIHLNPSSHEATSNEVRYLESEKAILRHVFLIAKYLKEPLNQAASQGRSCFVTVARLDGQFGLGQKTNFGAIGAGLFGLTKTLNQEWESVFCRAIDLSPDLDPQTSAQHIFAELHDPNLLVVEAGYSSQGRATLVCEQGLGTRDWGLGTGEEFSQSPVPNPQSQVFLVSGGAKGITAQCAIELAQRYQCKFILLGRSAADPQPVWAEKYLSQADLKKQIMEDFLARGEKPTPAMVQKKFNAISSSREIAATLQAIEQAGGQAEYLSVDVTDGLALSEQVADVVERFGAVTGIIHGAGNLADKRIEKKSIQDFETVYTAKVKGLENLLRCVSPNQLNYLVLFSSVVGFYGNVGQSDYAIANEILNKSAHLFKLNYPNSHVVAINWGPWDSGMVSPELKQAFAERNIETIPIEIGTKMLADELASANQETVQVVIGSPLVYIPDKLPSELKTFRIHRHLTLAANPFLQDHVIAGYPVLPATCGLLWIANTCEQLYPGFKAFSCTNYKVLKGLIFDENLPNEYTLDLQEIAKNGISEIDFDAKIWSKNSEGKIRYHFSSQMKLKREVPGAPVHEFINLSQDHKITATASSLYQNGATTLFHGATFQGVKSVLNANLDKITIECYLPKPGERQQGQFPVQTFNPYIADVEIHAFWIWAQHFHQVACLPSEITNFEQFVPVPFDETFYVSCQIKSKTESSLVVDVIAHNQQGQIYTRMLGAKGTILPKQLDEI encoded by the coding sequence ATGGCTGCTTCTAGAATTGAAGCTGTTTTGGCACAGTTGCAAGAGGAAGTGAGCAATTGTGAACAGGCTGTACTCAAACTCATACAGGGAAAAAAAATTATGGTTGAGAATGCACCATTAAATAGCAAAATCAACACACAGCGGCAACAAGTTGATATCGCTATCATCGGCATGGCTTCTATATTCCCGCAATCCAAAAATCTACAGGAATACTGGGAAAAAATCATTCATAAAGTTGATTGTATTACTGATGTTCCTCCTTCACGTTGGAACATAGATGATTATTACGATCCTAACCCTAGAACACCTGATAAAACCTACTGTAAAAGAGGCGGATTTATCCCGGATGTTAATTTCAATCCGATGGAATTTGGGCTACCACCCAATATTTTGGAAGTTACAGATATTTCCCAGTTGCTAGGTTTGATTGTTGCTAAAGCAGCGATGGAAGATGCGGGTTACGGCGAATCTCGACAGTTTAATCACGAGGCTACTGGCGTAATCTTAGGTGTAGCACTAGGTAGACAGTTGGGGGTGCCACTGACTTCGAGAATGCAGTATCCAGTTTGGGAAAAAGCTCTTAAAAGTAGTGGTTTATCCGATGAGGATACACAAAAAATTATCGAGAAAATCAAAAGTGCATATGTGCAGTGGGAGGAAAACGCCTTCCCTGGTATGCTTGCAAATGTTGTTTCTGGACGCATTGCTAATCGCCTAGATTTTGGAGGGACTAACTGTGTTGTTGATGCCGCCTGTGCTAGTTCATTAGGTGCCCTGAAAATGGCAATTAGTGAGCTAGCTGAACATCGCGCCGACATGATGCTGACTGGCGGAGTTGACACCGACAACTCAATTTTGGCGTATATGTGTTTCAGTAAAACTCCTGCTGTTTCGCCGGGTGAAAATGTCAAACCTTTCGATGCAGAATCTGATGGGATGATGTTGGGTGAAGGCGTGGGGATGTTAGTACTGAAACGCCTTGAAGATGCCGAACGAGATGGCGATCGCATTTATGCAATCATCAAAGGTATTGGTACTTCTAGCGATGGCCGTTATAAAAGCATTTACGCGCCGCGTCCAGAAGGCCAAGTCAGAGCATTACGCCGTGCTTACGAAGATGCCGGATTTTCCCCTGCTAGCGTCGGTTTGATTGAGGCACACGGCACCGGTACAATGGCTGGAGATCCAGCAGAATTTAGTTCAATCAAAGAAGTTTTTGGCGAAAATAATCCCAAAAAACAATATATTGCCTTGGGAACTGTCAAATCACAAATTGGACATACAAAAGCGGCTGCGGGTGCGGCAAGTCTGATCAAAACAGCCTTAGCTTTGCACCACAAAGTATTACCAGCCACAATTAACGTCACCAAACCCCATCCTAAATTAGATATTGATAATTCCCCATTTTATTTAAATACCGAAACCAGACCTTGGGTTACTAGCGATGACGAGCCAAGACGTGCAGGGGTGAGTTCTTTTGGCTTTGGTGGCACAAATTATCACGTCATTTTAGAAGAATACAAAACCCAAAGCGATCGCCCTTATCGTTTACACAAATCTGCTCAATCAGTGTTGCTATTTGCGTCAACACCCGAAGAATTGTTATCCCGTTGTCAAGCAACTAAAGACCAATTGCAATCCGATACGGGAGAGCGGCATTATGCAGAATTGATTGCCGCCTCTCAATCTTTAGATATTCCCGTCACAAATGCCAGACTTGGATTTGTTGCCGATTCTCTCACTCAAGCTTGTAACTTATTGCAAACAAGTATTGATTTGCTGAAAAACAAACTGCAAGCAAAATCTTGGGAGCATCCCCAAGGAATTTACTACCGCAAAACTGGCATAGTCACAGAAGGAAAAGTAGTTGCTCTATTTTCTGGACAAGGCTCACAATATTTAGAGATGGGTCGGGAACTCGCAATCAATTTTCCTTCCTTGGGACAGACTTATACTCAAATTGACAGCCTTTTACGCCAAGATGGTTTACACGGTGTTTCAGAGGTTGTTTTCCCAGCGCCTGTGTTCGATTTAGATCAAAAAACTGCCCAGATGAAACTGTTGCAGCAAACAGAATATGCACAGCCAGCGATTGGGGCTTTTAGCGCTGGTTTGTACAAGATATTGCAACAAGCTGGATTCAAAGCGGATTTTGTCGCAGGTCATAGCTTTGGAGAACTTACCGCTTTATGGGCTGCGGGGGTTTTGAGTGAGGAAGATTACTTTTTCCTGGTGAAAGCTAGGGGTCAAGCGATGGCTACGCCAACAGATCCCCAGTTTGATGCAGGAGCTATGTTAGCGGTGAAAGGGGATGTCAGTCAGGTTACAGAACTAATTGAGAGTTTTCCCGAAATCAGCATTGCTAACTTGAATTCCCAAAATCAAATGGTGTTAGCTGGGACAAAAGCTGAAATTGCTAATGTGGAGGAAGCTCTAAAAACTCAAGGATTCTCTACAATTTTGTTGGGAGTTTCCGCAGCTTTTCACACTTCACTAGTGGCTTATGCACAGCAACCTTTTGCTAAAGCAATTGAGAAAGTTAATTTCAAAGAGCCACAAATCCCGGTTTACACCAATGTGACCGGAAAACGTTACCCAGACGAAGCGCAAGTTATTCAAAAAGTCCTCAAAGAACACTTGAGAAATCAAGTATTATTCAAACAGGAAATTGAAAATATTTATGCTGAAGGCGGTTACTGCTTTGTTGAATTTGGCCCGCGAAGCGTTCTCACCAACTTAGTAAAAGATATTTTGGGCGATCGCCCTCATTTAGCTGTAGCCTTAAATCCCAGTCACCTCAAAGATAGCGATCGCTCTTTAAGAGAAGCTGTTGTCCAGTTGCGCGTTGCTGGATTATCTTTACAAAACTTAGACCCCTATCAACTTGAGCAGAAAATCCCAGAAGTTTCTCCCAATAAGGTTTTGAATGTCCGCTTAAATAGCACTAACTATGTGTCAGAAAAAACCAAGCAGTCCTTTGAAAAAGCTATGCAAAATGGGCATCAAGTGAAATTTACTGCTACTAACGGCAATACACCGCACTCGCCAACACCCTCTCAAATAACAGAGAAAGTAGCAGTTAATGGTCAATCTACTGTTACTAATGGCAATAACCATAACTCAGTAACATATAACCCTCCTCTACCAACAGAGAAAGTAACACTTAATGGTGGAGCGAAATCTGTGCAGAACGGGCAATCAGACCTCAAATCTTTACAAACTAGCCCAGAACTTCCTCTAAATTACCTCACAGCTATAGACAACTTAGAGTACACATTAATAGAATTCAATCGCCATCAACATGACATCTTGCAGGTTCATGAACAATCTTTAAAGCATCAGACAGAATATACCAAAACCTTCTTCCAACTCATGGAACAACAACATGGTTTGTGGGGAAATAGTAAGTTTAACGAGTCACCAACACCAACAAAGGAACTGATAGTATCGAGTTCAGAACGTAGCATCATACGGTTTCATGACCATCAAGGTGAAAGCCTCCGCATCCATGAGCAATATCTGAACTATCAGCAAGAATACACTAACAACTTTTTCCAATTGCTCCAGCGGCATTATCAACTACCATCTTCTAGCAATACTACTCAGCAAAGTCTAATAGCACCAGTCAACTATCAAGATAGTCCTAAAGTTCCATCATCCCCACAAGACAATCTTGTTCTGAAAAATGCATCAGTTAGTCTACCCAGCAACGGATTCGCCAGCAAATCTGAGTCAGTTTTAACTAATGGTAACGGCACAAGTAACGGCGCAAATCATCAAGCAATAGCAGTTCTAGATATTACTCCACCACAAGAGAATCAAACCGTAACTGCAACGCAAATATCTGCTCCAGCAACTCTGGATATTACTCCACCACAAGAGAATCAAACCGTAACGGTAGCACCCCCAGCACCAGTAGTCATTGACCAAGTTACCCTGAGTCAAACTCTGCTGAACGTCGTTAGTGATAAAACAGGCTACCCAACCGAGATGTTAGACCTAACGATGGATATCGAAGCAGATTTGGGGATTGATTCCATCAAACGCGTAGAAATTCTGGGAGCATTGTTAGAACTATACCCCGATTTGCCCAGACCAAATCCCGAAGAAGTGGGACAGCTACGCACTCTGGCTCAAATAACTGAGTACATGGTGAAAATCGCATCAGACATCTCAGCTGGTCTTGCACCGGCGATCGCAGTAGGGAGAGATGAGGGAGCAGGGGGAGATGAGGGAGATGGGGGGGTAGGAGTAATATCGCCCTCATCTCCCTCATCCCCCTTATCCCCCTCATCTCCCTCATCCCCCTCATCCCCAGAACTTACTAACAATTTTCTCAAGGTCGTTAGCGATAAAATGGGCTATCCAACCACGATGTTGGATCTGTCAATGGATATCGAGACAGATTTGGGAATTGATGGCGTCAAACTTGTGGAAATTCAGGGAGGATTGTCAGAACTATACCCCGATCTACCCAAGCTGAATGCAGAAACACTGGCTCAAGTGCATACTCTTGGACAACTTGTTGAATATCTACAAGAGGGACTAGGGACTGGGGACTGGGGACTAGGGACTGGGAAAGAGTTTTCTCAATTTCCAATCCCCAGTACCCAATCCCCAGTACCCAATACCCAATCCCGAATTCTTCGCAGTCCCGTCAGACTGAAATATCTTCCCGAACCTGATGTTTTAGATTTCGCCTTACCCGATGAGCATATCGCCTTGCTTACCGATGATGGTTCTCTCATCACGGCGGAACTTGCTCAGAGTTTGTGCAAGCGTGGTTGGAAAATTGTTGTCTTAACTTTTCCCCAAAGTTTGATTCCTCAACGATCGCCTTTACCTGAAGAGATTAGTCGCGTGGTGCTTGCAGATTTGAGCGAGGAGCATTTGCAAGAACAGTTAGGAGCGATCGCAATTAACTATGGTAAAGTCGCTGCGTTTATCCATCTCAATCCTTCAAGTCACGAAGCTACCAGTAATGAAGTCCGCTATTTGGAATCAGAAAAAGCTATCCTTCGCCACGTCTTTCTGATTGCCAAATATCTTAAAGAGCCACTCAATCAAGCAGCGAGTCAAGGACGCAGTTGTTTTGTAACTGTAGCTCGTCTTGATGGTCAGTTCGGACTGGGACAAAAAACCAACTTCGGTGCAATTGGCGCTGGATTATTTGGACTGACCAAAACTTTGAACCAGGAATGGGAAAGTGTATTTTGTCGAGCGATCGACCTCAGTCCTGATTTAGATCCTCAAACATCAGCACAGCATATCTTCGCCGAACTTCACGACCCCAATCTATTGGTCGTCGAAGCCGGATATAGTTCACAAGGACGAGCAACCCTAGTTTGTGAACAGGGATTAGGGACTAGGGACTGGGGACTAGGGACTGGGGAAGAGTTTTCCCAATCCCCAGTACCCAATCCCCAATCGCAAGTTTTTCTCGTAAGTGGCGGTGCCAAAGGAATAACGGCTCAATGCGCGATCGAGCTAGCGCAGCGTTATCAATGCAAATTTATTCTGCTAGGTCGTTCTGCTGCCGATCCTCAACCGGTGTGGGCAGAAAAGTACTTGAGTCAAGCAGATTTGAAAAAGCAGATTATGGAGGATTTCCTAGCTAGAGGTGAAAAGCCGACACCTGCAATGGTGCAGAAAAAGTTTAACGCTATTTCATCTAGTCGGGAAATTGCCGCAACCTTACAAGCTATTGAGCAGGCGGGTGGACAAGCTGAATATTTGAGCGTTGATGTGACTGATGGATTGGCTCTTTCTGAACAAGTTGCTGATGTAGTTGAGCGTTTTGGTGCGGTAACAGGAATTATTCACGGGGCTGGTAACCTAGCCGATAAGCGGATTGAGAAAAAATCAATCCAAGATTTTGAAACAGTTTACACTGCTAAAGTTAAAGGTTTAGAAAACCTGCTGCGCTGCGTCTCGCCGAATCAATTGAATTACTTAGTTCTGTTTTCTTCCGTAGTTGGCTTCTACGGAAATGTGGGACAATCGGATTATGCGATCGCTAATGAAATTCTCAACAAATCAGCCCACCTTTTCAAACTCAATTATCCCAATTCTCATGTCGTAGCAATTAATTGGGGTCCTTGGGATAGTGGTATGGTTTCTCCGGAATTAAAGCAAGCTTTTGCTGAACGGAATATCGAGACTATTCCCATTGAAATTGGCACAAAAATGTTAGCTGATGAACTAGCTAGCGCTAATCAAGAAACCGTGCAAGTTGTGATTGGTAGTCCCTTGGTATATATCCCAGATAAATTACCAAGCGAGTTGAAAACATTTCGTATCCACAGGCATCTAACATTAGCAGCAAATCCATTTTTACAAGACCACGTAATTGCTGGTTATCCAGTTTTACCAGCGACTTGTGGACTCTTATGGATTGCTAATACCTGCGAACAACTCTATCCTGGTTTCAAAGCCTTCAGTTGTACAAACTATAAAGTTTTAAAGGGACTAATTTTCGATGAAAATTTACCAAATGAATACACTTTAGATTTGCAAGAAATTGCTAAAAATGGTATCTCTGAAATAGACTTTGATGCCAAAATCTGGAGTAAAAATTCAGAGGGTAAAATACGTTATCATTTCAGTAGTCAAATGAAACTAAAGCGGGAAGTTCCTGGTGCCCCAGTACACGAATTTATCAACTTAAGCCAGGATCATAAAATCACCGCCACCGCTTCATCACTTTATCAAAATGGGGCAACTACTTTATTTCACGGAGCTACTTTTCAAGGTGTCAAATCCGTCTTAAATGCCAATCTCGACAAGATCACCATAGAATGCTATCTGCCAAAGCCTGGAGAAAGGCAACAAGGACAATTCCCAGTACAAACATTTAATCCCTATATTGCAGATGTGGAGATTCATGCATTTTGGATTTGGGCACAACATTTTCATCAGGTAGCTTGCTTACCTTCAGAAATCACAAACTTTGAACAGTTTGTACCTGTCCCATTTGATGAAACATTTTACGTTTCATGTCAAATCAAATCTAAGACAGAATCGAGTTTAGTTGTTGATGTCATCGCCCATAATCAGCAAGGACAAATATATACCCGAATGCTAGGAGCCAAAGGAACTATTTTGCCCAAGCAATTAGATGAAATCTAA